A genomic region of Roseateles amylovorans contains the following coding sequences:
- a CDS encoding PAS domain-containing sensor histidine kinase, which produces MLSRLAVQGYLRRTLTPVKRLVSSWWRRQSPSRQDRFATLGPLLSVLLFLAAIVSAFWYLRNEEIEREAEAVKRDTEMAQQQIRSRLIDNEDLLSPLTRDVVNRASDALDFSQKAMAIARSRPEITHITWLSARRERRASVAANGDQAETLMTLAGNDPSMPNGRANSEPERAFQAVRDRRTRVYSAPFADANNTTVFQLMLPVTDRNGFAGVLIAEYTVEGLLRYSVPAEVTARHAVAILDPREQVVASTVTPMPGKRLTRAPIYYEVPMAPAPGLVLRGQGYRTSIGLISNTLFWMVMALSVLTVWMLLGTWKHMRRRAQVQNALAAETNFRRAMENSMLTGMRAMDLETRISYVNPAFCAMTGFSESELIGRKPPFPYWPPDRYEENLRLLQQEMQGRSPAGGSEVKVMRKDGSIFDARMYVSPLIDPKGKQNGWMTSMTNITEAKRVRDQLSASHERFTTVLEGLDAAVSVLSVQQGELLFANRSYRLWFGADPKGHAMLAGSQLTGTTPKEEPETDEDIDEFGSLPAQHLTEIGADSREVFIAQLDMWFDVRARYLQWTDGRLAQMLIATDITARRHAEAQQQQQTEKAQVTSRLITMGEMASSVAHELNQPLTAISNYCNGMVSRVRNDNIVKDDLISALEKTAKQAQRAGQIIHRIRAFVKKSEPQRQPAFAASIVEDSVELAGIELRRRNVQIHTYVAQRLPVMRVDPILIEQVLLNLLKNAAEAIDNAALPPSRRHIELRVVPKHTAELGANIEFSVTDMGPGLPEEVIERMYEAFFSTKADGLGIGLGLCRSIIESHQGRIRAENLYNGASIVGCRFAFTIPVDIPRPEPQLPGLDKDRDAGTGTAHNTAATP; this is translated from the coding sequence ATGCTGTCTCGCCTCGCTGTCCAAGGCTACCTTCGCCGCACCCTGACCCCTGTCAAACGTCTGGTCTCGTCCTGGTGGCGGCGCCAGTCGCCGTCGCGCCAGGATCGCTTCGCCACGCTCGGGCCGCTGCTGTCGGTGCTGCTGTTTCTGGCGGCGATCGTGTCCGCCTTCTGGTACCTGAGGAACGAGGAAATCGAGCGCGAGGCGGAAGCCGTCAAGCGCGATACCGAGATGGCGCAGCAGCAGATCCGCTCCCGCCTGATCGACAACGAAGACCTGCTCAGCCCGCTGACCCGGGACGTGGTCAATCGCGCGTCAGACGCGCTGGACTTCAGCCAGAAGGCCATGGCCATCGCCCGCAGCCGGCCGGAGATCACCCACATCACCTGGCTGAGCGCCCGACGCGAGCGCCGCGCCAGTGTGGCGGCCAACGGCGATCAGGCCGAGACGCTGATGACCTTGGCGGGCAACGACCCGTCCATGCCCAACGGCCGCGCCAACAGCGAGCCCGAGCGCGCCTTCCAGGCGGTGCGGGACCGCCGCACCCGGGTCTATTCCGCGCCCTTCGCCGACGCCAACAACACCACCGTCTTCCAGCTGATGTTGCCGGTGACAGACCGCAACGGCTTCGCCGGCGTGCTGATCGCCGAATACACGGTCGAAGGCCTGCTGCGCTATTCGGTGCCCGCCGAGGTGACCGCGCGGCATGCGGTCGCCATCCTCGATCCGCGTGAACAGGTCGTCGCCAGCACCGTCACCCCGATGCCAGGCAAGCGCCTCACGCGCGCGCCCATCTATTACGAGGTGCCGATGGCACCCGCACCGGGGCTGGTGCTGCGCGGCCAGGGTTATCGGACCTCCATCGGGCTGATCTCCAACACGCTGTTCTGGATGGTGATGGCCTTGTCGGTGCTCACCGTGTGGATGCTGCTGGGCACCTGGAAACACATGCGGCGCCGGGCACAGGTCCAGAACGCACTGGCGGCGGAGACCAACTTCCGTCGGGCGATGGAGAACTCCATGCTGACCGGCATGCGGGCCATGGACCTGGAAACCCGCATCAGCTATGTGAACCCGGCCTTCTGCGCGATGACCGGCTTTTCGGAGTCCGAGCTGATCGGCCGCAAGCCCCCCTTCCCCTACTGGCCGCCCGACCGCTACGAAGAGAACCTGCGGCTGCTGCAGCAGGAGATGCAGGGCCGCAGCCCGGCCGGCGGCTCCGAAGTGAAGGTGATGCGCAAGGACGGCAGCATCTTCGACGCCCGCATGTATGTCTCGCCGCTGATCGACCCGAAGGGCAAGCAGAACGGCTGGATGACCTCGATGACCAACATCACCGAGGCCAAGCGGGTGCGTGACCAGCTCTCCGCCTCGCATGAGCGCTTCACCACGGTGCTGGAGGGCCTGGATGCGGCGGTGTCGGTGCTGTCGGTGCAACAGGGCGAACTGCTCTTCGCCAACCGCAGCTATCGGCTGTGGTTCGGCGCCGATCCGAAGGGCCATGCGATGCTGGCAGGCTCGCAACTGACCGGCACCACGCCCAAGGAGGAGCCGGAGACCGACGAGGACATCGACGAGTTCGGCAGCCTGCCCGCGCAGCACCTGACCGAGATCGGCGCGGATTCGCGCGAAGTGTTCATCGCGCAGCTGGACATGTGGTTCGATGTGCGCGCCCGCTACCTGCAGTGGACCGACGGCCGACTCGCCCAGATGCTGATCGCCACCGACATCACCGCCCGCCGGCATGCGGAGGCGCAGCAACAGCAGCAGACCGAAAAGGCGCAGGTCACGAGTCGACTCATCACCATGGGCGAGATGGCCTCCAGCGTCGCCCATGAACTGAACCAGCCGCTGACCGCCATCAGCAACTACTGCAACGGCATGGTCTCGCGGGTCCGCAATGACAACATCGTCAAGGACGACCTGATCTCCGCGCTCGAGAAGACCGCCAAGCAGGCGCAGCGGGCGGGGCAGATCATCCACCGCATCCGCGCCTTCGTGAAGAAGAGCGAACCGCAGCGCCAGCCCGCCTTTGCCGCCTCGATCGTGGAGGACTCGGTCGAGCTGGCCGGCATCGAGCTGCGCCGGCGCAACGTGCAGATCCACACGTATGTGGCGCAGCGCCTGCCGGTGATGCGGGTCGACCCCATCCTGATCGAGCAGGTGCTGCTCAACCTGCTGAAGAATGCCGCCGAGGCGATCGACAACGCGGCGCTGCCGCCGTCGCGTCGCCACATCGAGCTGCGCGTCGTGCCCAAGCACACGGCGGAGCTCGGCGCGAACATCGAGTTCTCGGTCACCGACATGGGCCCCGGGCTGCCCGAGGAAGTGATCGAGCGCATGTACGAGGCCTTCTTCTCGACGAAGGCCGATGGATTGGGCATCGGCCTAGGGTTATGCCGGTCCATCATCGAGTCCCACCAGGGCAGGATACGGGCCGAGAACCTCTACAATGGCGCGTCCATCGTCGGGTGCCGGTTCGCGTTCACGATCCCCGTGGACATCCCGCGACCCGAGCCTCAGCTCCCCGGCCTAGACAAGGACAGGGATGCCGGCACGGGGACTGCACACAACACCGCAGCAACACCATGA
- the aceF gene encoding dihydrolipoyllysine-residue acetyltransferase: protein MALVEVKVPDIGDFAEVAVIELLVKPGDTVKQEQSLVTVESDKASMEIPSSHAGVVKEVKVKIGDKISEGSLLVVIESADAAAPAPAPAAAAPAAAAAAPAPAASSAAPAAAPAAPAPAASAGPVDIVIPDIGDFDEVAVIEVLVKVGDTIKPEQSLITVESDKASMEIPSSHGGVVKELLVKLGDKVAKGTKIAVVEATGAVVAAPAAAPASAPVAAAPAQAAAAPAPAQASAPASAERQVPTAALPPHEPTAPQGKLPHASPSIRKVARELGVPLQEVKGSGAKGRITEADVQDFVKAVMAGKAQTVAQKAAAPAAGGGAFPGLLPWPKVDFEKFGPVERKDMSRIKKISGANLHRNWVTIPHVTNHDDADITELEAFRVQLNKENEKSGIKVTMLAFMIKATVAALKKFPEFNASLDGTGDNAQLVLKNYFHIGFAADTPNGLVVPVIRDCDKKGIFQISQEMSELAKKARDGKLGPADMTGGCFSISSLGGIGGTYFTPIINAPEVAIMGVCKSQTRPVWDGKQFVPRLILPLSLSWDHRVIDGAAAARFNVYFASLLADFRRIAL from the coding sequence ATGGCATTGGTTGAAGTCAAGGTTCCGGACATCGGAGACTTCGCGGAAGTGGCGGTGATCGAGCTGCTGGTCAAGCCCGGCGACACGGTCAAGCAGGAACAGAGCCTGGTCACCGTCGAGAGCGACAAGGCGTCGATGGAGATCCCGTCGTCGCACGCCGGCGTGGTCAAGGAAGTGAAGGTCAAGATCGGCGACAAGATCAGCGAAGGCTCGCTGCTGGTCGTCATCGAATCGGCCGATGCCGCAGCGCCTGCACCGGCACCTGCCGCGGCTGCACCGGCGGCCGCAGCTGCAGCGCCGGCGCCTGCTGCATCGTCTGCCGCCCCCGCTGCTGCCCCGGCAGCCCCGGCGCCCGCCGCATCGGCCGGTCCGGTGGACATCGTCATTCCCGACATCGGTGACTTCGACGAAGTCGCCGTGATCGAGGTGCTGGTCAAGGTCGGCGACACCATCAAGCCCGAACAAAGCCTGATCACCGTCGAATCCGACAAGGCCTCGATGGAGATCCCGTCCTCGCACGGCGGCGTGGTCAAGGAACTGCTGGTCAAGCTCGGCGACAAGGTGGCCAAGGGCACCAAGATCGCCGTGGTGGAAGCCACTGGCGCCGTGGTGGCCGCACCGGCTGCCGCACCGGCATCGGCACCCGTTGCGGCCGCACCGGCCCAGGCCGCTGCCGCCCCGGCGCCCGCCCAGGCGAGCGCGCCGGCCTCGGCCGAGCGCCAGGTGCCGACCGCCGCGCTGCCGCCGCATGAGCCGACCGCGCCGCAAGGCAAGCTCCCGCATGCCTCGCCGAGCATCCGCAAGGTCGCCCGCGAGCTGGGCGTGCCGCTGCAAGAGGTCAAGGGCTCCGGCGCCAAGGGCCGCATCACCGAAGCCGATGTCCAGGACTTCGTGAAGGCCGTGATGGCCGGCAAGGCCCAGACCGTGGCCCAGAAGGCCGCCGCACCGGCCGCCGGTGGAGGCGCCTTCCCGGGTCTGCTGCCCTGGCCCAAGGTCGACTTCGAAAAGTTCGGTCCGGTCGAGCGCAAGGACATGTCGCGGATCAAGAAGATCAGCGGCGCCAACCTGCATCGCAACTGGGTCACCATCCCGCATGTCACCAACCACGACGATGCGGACATCACCGAGCTGGAAGCCTTCCGCGTTCAACTGAACAAGGAGAACGAGAAGTCCGGCATCAAGGTGACGATGCTGGCCTTCATGATCAAGGCCACCGTGGCGGCCCTGAAGAAGTTCCCCGAGTTCAATGCCTCGCTCGACGGCACCGGCGACAACGCCCAGCTCGTCCTGAAGAACTACTTCCACATCGGCTTTGCCGCCGACACGCCGAACGGGCTCGTGGTGCCGGTCATCCGTGACTGCGACAAGAAGGGCATCTTCCAGATCAGCCAGGAAATGTCCGAGCTGGCCAAGAAGGCCCGCGACGGCAAGCTCGGCCCGGCCGACATGACCGGCGGCTGCTTCTCGATCTCGTCCCTGGGCGGCATCGGCGGCACTTACTTCACGCCGATCATCAATGCGCCGGAAGTGGCGATCATGGGCGTGTGCAAGTCCCAGACCCGCCCGGTCTGGGACGGCAAGCAGTTCGTGCCGCGCCTGATCCTGCCGCTGTCGCTGAGCTGGGACCACCGCGTCATCGACGGCGCTGCGGCGGCACGCTTCAACGTGTACTTCGCCTCGCTGCTGGCGGACTTCCGTCGCATCGCGTTGTGA
- a CDS encoding M3 family metallopeptidase encodes MDQNAAPNPLLSTAPLPDFAAIEPAHIQPAITALLAQAQEALDKVTASDAPADYETLSRVLNVATERLGTAWGAVGHLNAVANTPALREAYNAMLPTVTEFYTGLGANEALYAKYKAIAAQEGLSPERRQLLKHAIRDFVLSGAELQGEAKTRFAKIQERSAELGQSFSEHVMDATDSWSYFASADELKGVPADVVANARAAAQAEQQDGHKLTLHFPVYMPVIQYAEDRALRERLYRAYVTRASELGDKPEWDNSALMSELLTLRQEEAALLGFHNFAEASLVPKMATSPAQVLDFLRDLARRARPYAQRDLDELRDFGRAALRMDDLQAWDLPYVSEKLKEARYAFSDQEVRQYLTLPRVLDGLFRIVDRLFGVQLVPVAASVWHDSVQFCELRRDGQLIGQVYLDLFARNGKRPGAWMDEVRSRWARPDLPVPGAEQIPVAHLVCNFPQGADGKPALLTHDDVITLFHECGHGLHHLLTRVAELGVSGISGVEWDAVELPSQFMENFCWEWEVIQQLSSHVDTGAPLPRDLFDKMLAAKNFQAGLQTLRQIEFALFDMRLHAEPGAEARIQDLLAEVRAEVSVNPPPAFNRFQHSFSHIFAGGYAAGYYSYKWAEVLSADCWSAFEEEGVFNPSTGRRYLDEILSMGSVRDAMDNFKAFRGREPQIDALLRHQGMA; translated from the coding sequence ATGGACCAGAACGCCGCCCCCAACCCGCTGCTTTCGACCGCGCCGCTGCCGGACTTCGCCGCCATCGAGCCGGCGCATATCCAGCCGGCCATCACCGCCTTGCTGGCGCAGGCGCAGGAGGCGCTGGACAAAGTCACCGCCTCGGACGCCCCGGCGGACTACGAGACGCTGTCGCGGGTGCTCAACGTGGCCACCGAGCGACTGGGCACCGCCTGGGGCGCCGTCGGCCATCTCAACGCCGTTGCCAACACCCCGGCGCTGCGTGAGGCCTACAACGCCATGCTGCCGACGGTGACCGAGTTCTATACCGGCCTGGGCGCGAACGAGGCGCTGTATGCCAAGTACAAGGCCATCGCCGCGCAGGAGGGCCTGAGCCCGGAGCGCCGACAGTTGCTCAAGCATGCGATCCGCGATTTCGTGCTGTCTGGCGCCGAGCTGCAAGGCGAGGCCAAGACCCGCTTCGCCAAGATCCAGGAACGCAGCGCCGAGCTCGGTCAAAGCTTCTCCGAGCATGTGATGGACGCCACCGACAGCTGGAGCTATTTCGCCAGCGCGGACGAGCTCAAGGGCGTGCCGGCGGACGTCGTGGCCAATGCCCGCGCCGCCGCGCAGGCCGAGCAGCAGGACGGCCACAAGCTCACCCTGCACTTCCCGGTCTACATGCCGGTCATCCAGTACGCCGAGGACCGCGCCCTGCGCGAGCGCCTCTACCGCGCCTATGTGACCCGTGCCAGCGAGCTCGGCGACAAGCCGGAATGGGACAACTCCGCGCTGATGAGCGAGCTGCTCACCCTGCGCCAGGAAGAAGCGGCGCTGCTGGGCTTCCACAACTTCGCCGAGGCGTCCCTGGTACCAAAGATGGCCACCTCGCCGGCCCAGGTGCTGGACTTCCTGCGCGACCTCGCCCGTCGTGCCCGCCCCTATGCCCAGCGCGACCTGGACGAACTGCGGGACTTCGGCCGGGCCGCCCTGCGGATGGACGACCTGCAGGCCTGGGACCTGCCCTATGTTTCCGAGAAGCTGAAGGAGGCGCGCTATGCCTTCTCCGATCAGGAGGTGCGCCAGTACCTCACGCTGCCGCGGGTGCTGGACGGCCTGTTCCGCATCGTCGACCGGCTCTTCGGTGTGCAGCTAGTGCCGGTGGCGGCCTCGGTCTGGCATGACAGCGTGCAGTTCTGCGAGCTGCGCCGGGACGGCCAACTGATCGGTCAGGTCTATCTGGATCTGTTCGCCCGCAACGGCAAGCGGCCCGGCGCCTGGATGGACGAAGTCCGCAGCCGCTGGGCCCGACCCGACCTGCCCGTCCCCGGCGCGGAACAGATCCCGGTGGCCCACCTGGTCTGCAACTTCCCTCAGGGTGCCGATGGCAAACCGGCCTTGCTGACGCATGACGACGTCATCACCCTCTTCCATGAATGCGGTCACGGCCTGCACCATCTGCTGACCCGTGTGGCCGAGCTGGGCGTGTCGGGCATCTCCGGCGTGGAATGGGATGCGGTCGAGCTGCCCAGTCAGTTCATGGAGAACTTCTGCTGGGAATGGGAAGTCATCCAGCAACTGTCCAGCCATGTGGACACGGGCGCGCCGCTGCCGCGCGACCTGTTCGACAAGATGTTGGCCGCGAAGAACTTCCAGGCCGGTCTCCAGACCCTGCGCCAGATCGAGTTCGCCCTGTTCGACATGCGCCTGCATGCCGAGCCCGGCGCCGAAGCGCGCATCCAGGACCTGCTGGCGGAGGTGCGCGCCGAGGTGTCGGTGAATCCGCCGCCCGCCTTCAACCGCTTCCAGCACAGCTTCTCGCACATCTTTGCCGGCGGCTATGCGGCGGGCTACTACAGCTACAAGTGGGCCGAGGTGCTCTCGGCCGACTGCTGGAGCGCCTTCGAGGAAGAAGGCGTGTTCAATCCATCCACCGGCCGTCGCTATCTGGACGAGATCCTGTCCATGGGCAGCGTCCGGGATGCCATGGACAACTTCAAAGCCTTCCGTGGCCGCGAACCGCAAATCGACGCACTCCTGCGCCATCAGGGCATGGCGTGA
- a CDS encoding response regulator transcription factor yields MSLIPKKGNVYVVDDDEAVRDSLQWLLEGKDYRVKCYDSAESFLSRYDPREVACLIADIRMEGMSGLDLQDKLIERKSPLPIVFITGHGDVPMAVQTMKKGAVDFIEKPFKEEELLSLVERMLDQARGAFATQQEAASRDALLSRLTTREAQVLERIVAGRLNKQIADDLGISIKTVEAHRANIMEKLNANTVADLLKIALGANTPAKAG; encoded by the coding sequence ATGAGCTTGATTCCGAAGAAGGGTAATGTCTACGTCGTCGATGATGACGAGGCAGTGCGAGATTCCTTGCAGTGGCTGCTGGAGGGCAAGGACTACCGGGTCAAGTGCTACGACTCCGCCGAAAGCTTCCTGAGCCGCTACGACCCACGTGAAGTGGCCTGCCTGATTGCCGACATCCGCATGGAAGGCATGAGCGGACTGGATCTGCAAGACAAGTTGATCGAGCGCAAGAGCCCGCTCCCCATCGTTTTCATCACCGGTCACGGCGACGTGCCCATGGCGGTGCAGACGATGAAAAAAGGCGCGGTCGACTTCATCGAGAAGCCGTTCAAGGAAGAGGAACTGCTCAGTCTGGTCGAGCGCATGCTGGACCAGGCCCGCGGCGCCTTCGCCACCCAGCAGGAAGCCGCCAGCCGCGATGCGCTGCTGTCGCGCCTGACCACCCGTGAGGCGCAGGTGCTGGAGCGCATCGTCGCCGGCCGCCTGAACAAGCAGATTGCCGACGACCTGGGCATCAGCATCAAAACGGTGGAGGCCCACCGCGCCAACATCATGGAAAAGCTCAATGCCAACACCGTGGCCGATCTGCTGAAGATTGCGCTCGGTGCGAACACGCCCGCCAAGGCTGGCTGA
- the aceE gene encoding pyruvate dehydrogenase (acetyl-transferring), homodimeric type, with the protein MSAQPQSFLGAAANDTDALETREWLDALSAVIGEEGGDRAHFLLETLIDHARQAGIDVPFSATTAYVNTIPADKEERFPGNIEIEERLRAFMRWNAMAMVVRANRLHPEDGGDLGGHISSFASLATMLGCGFNHFWHGDDGVHGGDLLYIQGHSAPGIYARAFLEGRITEEQLNNFRQEVDGQGLSSYPHPKLMPEFWQFPTVSMGLGPLMAIYQARFLKYLHARGIADTSKRKVWVFLGDGEMDEPESLGAIGLAAREKLDNLIFVVNCNLQRLDGPVRGNGKIIQELEGEFRGAGWNVIKLIWGSYWDPLLARDKQELLRKVMMETLDGDYQAYKANDGAFVRKHFFGKHPELLKMVENMSDEDIWRLNRGGHDPQKVYAAYHQAVNTEGQPTVLLIKTVKGYGMGKIGEGKNTAHQTKKLQDEDIKAFRDRFNIPIPDSELAKIPFYKPADDTPEMQYLHERRKSLGGYLPKRRPQAEESLKVPDLATFQAVLDPTAEGREISTTQAYVRFLTTLLRDKELGPRTVPILVDEARTFGMEGLFRQIGIYNPKGQLYTPVDKDQVMYYREDKAGQILQEGINEAGGMASWIAAATSYSTNNRTMIPFYVYYSMFGFQRIGDLAWAAGDMQARGFLLGGTSGRTTLNGEGLQHEDGHSHILAGTIPNCISYDPTFAHEVAVILHSGLKRMVENQENVYFYITLLNENYPMPGLKAGTEEQILKGMYLLEEAAPQALTVNLLGSGTILRESQAAKKLLESEWGVGANVWSCPSFNELARDGQNADRWNLLHPTELACVPYVTQQLSKVQGPVIASTDYMKSYAEQIRAYIPVGRQYKVLGTDGFGRSDFRSKLREHFEINRHYIVIAALKSLADEGKIPAAKVAEAIKKYGINVDKINPLYA; encoded by the coding sequence ATGTCCGCGCAGCCCCAGTCCTTCCTAGGCGCAGCCGCCAATGACACCGACGCTCTCGAGACCAGGGAATGGCTGGACGCGCTGTCCGCCGTCATCGGTGAAGAGGGCGGCGACCGCGCCCACTTCCTGCTCGAGACGCTGATCGATCACGCGCGCCAGGCCGGCATCGACGTGCCGTTCTCGGCCACCACGGCCTACGTCAACACCATTCCCGCCGACAAGGAAGAGCGCTTCCCCGGCAACATCGAGATCGAAGAGCGCCTGCGCGCCTTCATGCGCTGGAACGCGATGGCGATGGTGGTGCGGGCCAACCGCCTGCATCCCGAAGACGGCGGCGACCTGGGCGGCCACATCTCCAGCTTCGCCTCGCTGGCGACGATGCTGGGCTGCGGCTTCAACCACTTCTGGCACGGCGACGACGGCGTGCACGGCGGCGACCTGCTCTACATCCAGGGCCACAGCGCCCCCGGCATCTATGCCCGCGCCTTCCTGGAAGGCCGCATCACCGAAGAGCAACTGAACAACTTCCGCCAGGAAGTCGACGGCCAAGGCCTGTCGAGCTACCCGCATCCGAAGCTGATGCCCGAGTTCTGGCAGTTCCCGACGGTGTCCATGGGCTTGGGCCCGTTGATGGCCATCTACCAGGCCCGCTTCCTCAAGTACCTGCATGCCCGCGGCATTGCCGACACCTCCAAGCGCAAGGTCTGGGTGTTCCTGGGCGACGGCGAAATGGACGAGCCGGAATCGCTGGGCGCCATCGGCCTGGCCGCGCGCGAGAAGCTCGACAACCTGATCTTCGTCGTCAACTGCAACCTGCAGCGCCTGGACGGTCCGGTGCGCGGCAACGGCAAGATCATCCAGGAGCTCGAAGGCGAGTTCCGTGGCGCCGGCTGGAACGTCATCAAGCTGATCTGGGGTTCCTACTGGGATCCGCTGCTGGCCCGCGACAAGCAGGAGCTGCTGCGCAAGGTCATGATGGAGACGCTGGACGGCGACTACCAGGCCTACAAGGCCAATGACGGCGCTTTCGTCCGCAAGCACTTCTTCGGCAAGCACCCGGAGCTGCTGAAGATGGTGGAGAACATGTCCGACGAGGACATCTGGCGCCTGAACCGCGGCGGCCACGATCCGCAGAAGGTCTACGCGGCCTATCACCAGGCGGTCAACACCGAAGGCCAGCCGACGGTCCTGCTGATCAAGACCGTCAAGGGCTACGGCATGGGCAAGATCGGTGAGGGCAAGAACACCGCTCACCAGACCAAGAAGCTGCAGGACGAGGACATCAAGGCCTTCCGCGACCGCTTCAACATCCCCATTCCCGACAGCGAACTGGCCAAGATCCCGTTCTACAAGCCCGCCGACGACACGCCCGAGATGCAGTACCTGCATGAGCGTCGCAAGTCGCTGGGCGGCTATCTGCCCAAGCGCCGTCCGCAGGCCGAGGAATCGCTGAAGGTGCCGGACCTGGCCACCTTCCAGGCCGTGCTGGACCCCACTGCCGAAGGCCGTGAGATCTCCACCACCCAGGCCTATGTCCGCTTCCTGACCACGCTGCTGCGTGACAAGGAACTGGGCCCGCGCACCGTGCCCATCCTGGTCGATGAGGCCCGCACCTTCGGCATGGAAGGCCTGTTCCGCCAGATCGGCATCTACAACCCGAAGGGTCAGCTTTACACCCCGGTCGACAAGGACCAGGTGATGTACTACCGCGAGGACAAGGCCGGTCAGATCCTGCAGGAAGGCATCAACGAAGCCGGCGGCATGGCCAGCTGGATCGCTGCGGCGACGTCGTATTCGACGAACAACCGCACCATGATCCCGTTCTATGTCTACTACTCGATGTTCGGCTTCCAGCGCATCGGTGACCTGGCCTGGGCGGCGGGCGACATGCAGGCGCGCGGCTTCCTGCTGGGCGGCACCTCCGGCCGGACCACGCTGAACGGCGAAGGTCTGCAGCATGAGGACGGCCACAGCCACATCCTGGCCGGCACCATCCCGAACTGCATCAGCTACGACCCGACCTTCGCCCATGAAGTGGCGGTGATCCTGCACTCCGGCCTCAAGCGCATGGTGGAGAACCAGGAGAACGTCTACTTCTACATCACCCTGCTCAACGAGAACTACCCGATGCCGGGCCTGAAGGCCGGCACCGAGGAGCAGATCCTCAAGGGCATGTACCTGCTGGAAGAAGCCGCACCGCAAGCGCTGACGGTCAACCTGCTGGGCTCGGGCACCATCCTGCGCGAAAGCCAGGCCGCCAAGAAGCTGCTGGAGTCCGAGTGGGGCGTGGGCGCCAATGTCTGGTCCTGCCCGAGCTTCAACGAACTGGCCCGCGACGGCCAGAACGCCGACCGCTGGAACCTGCTGCATCCGACCGAGCTGGCATGCGTGCCCTACGTCACCCAGCAACTGAGCAAGGTGCAGGGTCCGGTGATCGCGTCGACCGACTACATGAAGAGCTATGCCGAGCAGATCCGGGCCTACATCCCGGTCGGCCGCCAGTACAAGGTGCTGGGCACCGACGGCTTCGGACGCAGCGACTTCCGGTCCAAGCTGCGCGAGCACTTCGAGATCAACCGTCACTACATCGTCATCGCCGCGCTGAAGAGTCTGGCCGACGAGGGCAAGATCCCGGCCGCCAAGGTGGCCGAGGCGATCAAGAAGTACGGCATCAACGTCGACAAGATCAACCCTCTGTACGCTTGA
- the folD gene encoding bifunctional methylenetetrahydrofolate dehydrogenase/methenyltetrahydrofolate cyclohydrolase FolD — MTAQLIDGNALSKQLRAEVATRAAALTAQGVKPGLAVVLVGDNQASQVYVRNKVKACEDAGMHSVLEKYDGALTEAELLARVDALNNDPSIHGILVQLPLPQHIDAHKVIEAIAPEKDVDGFHVASAGALMVGQDGFKPCTPYGCMKMLEFIGVDPKGKHAVVIGRSNIVGKPMAMLLLQAHATVTVCHSATPDLAHFTRQADIVVAAVGKRNVLTRDMVKPGAVVIDVGMNRNDDGKLCGDVDFDGVREVAGWITPVPGGVGPMTITMLLVNTIESAERAAAARG; from the coding sequence ATGACCGCCCAACTCATCGATGGCAACGCCCTGTCCAAGCAACTGCGTGCCGAAGTCGCCACCCGTGCGGCCGCGCTCACCGCGCAAGGCGTGAAGCCGGGCCTGGCGGTGGTGCTGGTCGGCGACAACCAGGCCAGCCAGGTCTATGTGCGCAACAAGGTCAAGGCCTGTGAGGACGCCGGCATGCATTCGGTGCTGGAGAAGTACGACGGCGCCCTGACCGAGGCCGAGCTGTTGGCCCGGGTGGACGCGCTGAACAACGACCCGTCCATCCACGGCATCCTGGTCCAGTTGCCGCTGCCCCAGCACATCGATGCGCACAAGGTCATCGAAGCCATCGCCCCGGAGAAGGATGTGGACGGCTTCCATGTCGCCAGCGCCGGCGCCCTGATGGTCGGTCAGGACGGCTTCAAGCCCTGCACACCCTACGGCTGCATGAAGATGCTGGAATTCATCGGCGTCGATCCCAAGGGCAAGCATGCGGTGGTGATCGGTCGCAGCAACATCGTCGGCAAGCCGATGGCCATGCTGCTGCTGCAGGCCCATGCCACGGTGACGGTGTGCCACAGCGCCACGCCGGACCTGGCGCACTTCACCCGCCAGGCCGACATCGTCGTGGCCGCGGTCGGCAAGCGCAATGTGCTGACGCGGGACATGGTCAAACCGGGCGCGGTGGTGATTGACGTCGGCATGAACCGCAACGACGACGGCAAGTTGTGCGGCGATGTGGACTTCGACGGCGTTCGCGAGGTGGCGGGCTGGATCACGCCGGTGCCGGGCGGCGTCGGGCCGATGACCATCACGATGCTGCTGGTCAACACCATCGAGTCGGCCGAACGGGCCGCCGCCGCGCGGGGCTGA